One genomic segment of Candidatus Hydrogenedens sp. includes these proteins:
- a CDS encoding replication-associated recombination protein A — protein MDNLFEKSEQPKSLAYMPLARRVSPRTIDELIGQDAILGPGKALRRAIETDCLTSLILWGPPGTGKTALARIIARHTQSFFEPINAVTSNVRELRTVLEKARMRLQREKRRTILFIDEIHRFNRSQQDALLPDVEMGHVILIGVTTENPYFSIVSPLLSRSQIFRFESLNEESIFQILQKALQHPQNGFQDCEITFDDEALRFLARYGEGDARRALNALELAILTAKENNKKIHIDTALVQDCVSEKLLHYDKTGDEHYDIASAFIKSIRGSHPDAALYWMARMLEAGEPPRFLARRLCIAAAEDIGNADPMALIVAVSAWQATEFIGMPEARIILAQAVTYLACAPKSNASYLAIEKAMEMVKSQTTVPVPQALRDTHYRGAEMLGHGVGYQYPHDAEEGYIPQDYGLQRGIFYQPLPRGMEKTFLERLKHWFEIDQQLEKEQKEHNE, from the coding sequence ATGGATAACTTATTTGAAAAATCCGAACAACCCAAATCCCTTGCCTATATGCCTTTGGCGCGCCGAGTTAGTCCTCGCACCATAGATGAACTAATCGGGCAGGATGCTATATTAGGTCCGGGAAAGGCATTACGGCGAGCTATCGAAACCGATTGTCTTACCTCTTTAATCTTATGGGGACCTCCAGGCACGGGAAAGACAGCCCTGGCACGAATTATTGCCCGACATACACAATCTTTCTTCGAACCTATTAATGCGGTTACTTCAAATGTCCGTGAATTGCGAACGGTATTAGAAAAGGCACGAATGCGTTTGCAACGAGAAAAACGACGCACGATTTTATTTATCGATGAGATACATCGGTTTAATCGTTCACAACAGGACGCTTTGCTTCCCGATGTAGAAATGGGACATGTAATATTGATTGGTGTTACGACCGAAAACCCCTACTTCAGTATCGTTTCTCCATTACTTTCCCGCTCCCAGATTTTCCGTTTTGAATCGCTCAACGAAGAAAGTATCTTTCAGATTTTACAGAAGGCACTTCAACATCCCCAGAATGGTTTTCAGGATTGTGAAATTACCTTTGATGATGAGGCACTGCGGTTTCTTGCTCGATACGGTGAAGGAGATGCAAGACGAGCCTTAAATGCTTTGGAACTTGCCATACTTACAGCAAAGGAAAATAACAAGAAAATCCATATTGATACGGCACTTGTTCAGGATTGCGTTTCTGAAAAACTTCTGCACTATGATAAAACAGGCGATGAACATTATGACATTGCGTCTGCCTTTATAAAAAGTATTCGGGGAAGCCATCCCGATGCTGCTTTATACTGGATGGCTCGCATGTTAGAGGCAGGGGAGCCACCCCGATTTCTTGCACGGCGATTATGTATTGCTGCAGCGGAAGACATAGGTAATGCAGACCCTATGGCTCTGATTGTTGCTGTCTCTGCATGGCAGGCTACCGAATTTATTGGTATGCCCGAGGCGCGGATTATATTAGCACAGGCGGTAACTTATCTTGCATGTGCCCCTAAAAGCAATGCATCATATTTAGCCATTGAAAAGGCAATGGAAATGGTGAAATCGCAAACTACGGTACCGGTTCCTCAAGCACTTCGAGACACGCATTATCGCGGTGCTGAAATGTTAGGTCATGGTGTTGGTTATCAATATCCACATGATGCGGAAGAAGGTTACATCCCTCAGGATTACGGTTTGCAACGAGGCATTTTCTATCAGCCCTTACCACGCGGTATGGAAAAAACATTTTTGGAACGATTAAAACATTGGTTTGAAATAGACCAACAGTTAGAAAAAGAACAGAAAGAACATAATGAGTGA
- a CDS encoding TlpA disulfide reductase family protein, translated as MSDGNPKKTAWKPFLFGFLLGIFLTIFLAVFGIVIGAKTLKFWIAKKEMVSLKTPKIQSHQNLDYSATAISMEGKEISFNDFRNKPLFIFVWHPECVHCLSTLMTVQKLYDEIKDMNMSVLALTEGKKQDIEKVQKELNISIPILMVKKEFLRSLCGDNVPCGLIINSQGGIVYSHIGSANWGDTEIIQYFINLAEN; from the coding sequence ATGAGTGATGGCAATCCCAAAAAAACAGCATGGAAACCTTTTTTGTTTGGCTTTTTATTAGGAATTTTTCTTACGATCTTCCTTGCCGTTTTCGGAATTGTTATTGGAGCAAAGACATTAAAGTTCTGGATAGCCAAAAAAGAAATGGTCTCATTAAAAACGCCGAAGATACAATCTCATCAAAATCTGGATTATTCAGCAACGGCAATAAGTATGGAAGGAAAGGAGATTTCTTTCAATGATTTCAGGAACAAGCCTTTGTTCATATTCGTATGGCATCCCGAATGTGTTCATTGTCTTTCAACCTTGATGACGGTTCAGAAACTCTATGATGAGATTAAAGATATGAACATGTCCGTATTGGCACTGACAGAAGGTAAAAAACAAGATATTGAAAAGGTGCAGAAAGAGTTAAATATTTCAATTCCTATTCTGATGGTCAAAAAAGAATTTTTGAGGTCTTTATGTGGCGATAATGTTCCCTGCGGTTTGATTATTAATTCGCAGGGAGGGATTGTTTATTCTCATATAGGAAGTGCTAACTGGGGTGATACGGAAATTATTCAGTATTTTATAAATCTGGCGGAGAATTGA
- a CDS encoding tyrosine recombinase XerC: MIDSSLEYFFEHLRVERGLSAHTIRAYECDLEHFCDYIQNKAQAFSTDAEETRKQRVIADLETLKKATRNDIRSFLAHVQSSGGSVKTASRKLSALKTLYRFLVRQGLLETNPVMTTRTPKQRRYLPAVLSIDEVLKLLNAVDGEDPISLRDRALLEVLYSTGMRANECATLTIASVDLSSGLVRVFGKRRKERLVPLGSYAKQYLMKYLLVRSELGKPTHNIVFVNARGGPLTTRSIQRIVERYAREVLPYRDDVSPHTLRHSFATHMLDGGADLRVVQEILGHEQLSTTQIYTHISIEHLREVYLRTHPHA, translated from the coding sequence ATGATTGATTCATCGCTGGAATATTTTTTTGAACATTTACGGGTTGAAAGGGGACTTTCTGCACATACAATTCGGGCGTATGAGTGTGATTTAGAGCATTTCTGTGATTATATTCAGAATAAAGCACAAGCCTTTTCAACGGATGCCGAAGAAACACGCAAGCAACGCGTTATTGCAGACCTTGAAACATTAAAGAAAGCAACACGAAACGACATCCGTTCTTTTCTTGCGCATGTCCAAAGTTCGGGCGGGTCTGTGAAAACAGCATCCAGAAAACTTTCCGCATTAAAAACCCTATATCGTTTTCTTGTTAGGCAGGGATTGCTGGAAACAAACCCCGTCATGACAACACGCACTCCTAAACAGCGTCGTTACTTACCCGCCGTATTATCCATAGATGAGGTATTAAAGTTGCTTAATGCGGTAGATGGTGAAGACCCCATTTCTTTGAGGGACCGCGCTTTGTTAGAGGTTCTCTATTCCACCGGTATGCGTGCCAATGAGTGTGCAACACTTACCATTGCTTCGGTAGATTTGAGTTCTGGGCTTGTCCGTGTGTTTGGAAAACGCCGAAAGGAACGGCTTGTCCCTTTGGGTTCCTATGCGAAACAATATCTAATGAAATATTTGCTGGTTCGGTCGGAATTAGGGAAGCCTACACATAATATTGTTTTTGTTAATGCACGGGGCGGACCGCTTACGACGCGAAGTATTCAGCGTATTGTCGAAAGATATGCAAGAGAGGTATTGCCTTATCGTGATGATGTTTCTCCTCATACGCTGCGACATAGTTTCGCAACGCACATGTTAGACGGTGGAGCAGATTTGCGTGTTGTGCAGGAAATTTTGGGACATGAGCAATTATCCACGACACAGATTTATACACATATTAGTATTGAACATCTCCGCGAGGTCTATTTAAGAACCCATCCCCACGCATGA
- the topA gene encoding type I DNA topoisomerase gives MSKYLVVVESPAKARTINKYLGKNYHVISSYGHIRDLPQERLGVDLKNDFKPEYTILPKSRKVVTQIKKEAEKTDKVIIASDPDREGEAIGWHIAEILRPTQKPVERITFNAITEKAIRESIKNPRSIDMNLVNAQQARRILDRLVGYKLSPLVQWSVRKGLSAGRVQSVAVRLVCEREEEIRNFITQEYWTIQGTFEKQNGESFSAKLVKIEGKEPQLANETETQAIISQLKDIKNYRVDSIEEKDVRRNPLPPFITSTLQQEASRKLRFAPEYTMRLAQDLYEGVELGEEGAVGLITYMRTDSLRIEPDAISEVRDFILQKYGDKYLPEKPNYYRSKKRAQDAHEAIRPTSATRTPEEVRKYLSEDQCKLYTLIWQRFLASQMTPAIFKQLIVEVEGAQKKFVFRATDTTPVFDGFTTIYEETQEDTNGDEENGKQRLPALQVNEDVQGTDFLGEQHFTKPPARYTEASLIRALEEKGIGRPSTYAPTMKTIRDRGYVVREKGRLKPTPLGEEVNRLLVQLFPDILDYSFTAKMEEELDEIEDGKLTWQNLLKNFYDAFQNDLTEAQRNIVREIFGKDVVCEKCGTVLEVREGRFGFFLACPNYPDCKSIKSLPKVLNRKTDKKCLNCGKPLNLRYTKSGPILLCTGYPECKSIYAFDENGELSQIVSQEPQKTDEKCPKCGANLVIRKSKNNEEFYGCEKYPKCRFTKPMDLNIECPRKGCGGKLQYRMSRRGRFLGCSNYPDCQVILNGEIQKNTPCPKCGYSWTLLQKKRGGKKLLVCPNPDCKHQVAIEETEDDSREI, from the coding sequence ATGAGTAAATATTTAGTTGTTGTAGAATCTCCTGCGAAAGCACGAACGATTAATAAATATTTAGGGAAGAATTACCATGTAATATCCAGTTATGGACATATTCGTGACTTACCTCAAGAGCGATTGGGAGTTGACCTTAAAAATGATTTTAAACCGGAATATACCATACTTCCGAAATCACGAAAAGTCGTCACACAGATAAAGAAAGAAGCAGAGAAAACGGATAAAGTTATTATAGCCTCCGACCCGGACCGTGAAGGGGAAGCCATTGGTTGGCATATTGCAGAGATACTACGACCCACCCAGAAACCTGTGGAACGGATTACTTTTAACGCTATTACAGAAAAAGCCATTCGTGAATCTATAAAAAATCCCCGCAGTATTGATATGAACCTTGTAAATGCCCAACAAGCCCGACGGATATTAGACCGTCTTGTGGGCTATAAACTCAGTCCATTAGTGCAATGGTCTGTCCGTAAAGGATTAAGTGCTGGACGAGTGCAGTCTGTTGCTGTGCGTTTGGTCTGTGAACGCGAAGAGGAAATTCGTAATTTTATTACACAAGAATACTGGACAATACAGGGAACTTTTGAAAAACAGAATGGCGAATCCTTTTCTGCCAAACTTGTGAAAATAGAGGGTAAGGAACCTCAGTTAGCCAATGAAACAGAAACGCAAGCGATTATTTCTCAGCTGAAGGATATAAAGAATTACCGCGTTGATAGTATCGAAGAGAAGGATGTTCGCCGAAATCCTCTTCCTCCCTTTATCACCAGCACCCTTCAGCAAGAAGCCTCTCGCAAACTTCGTTTCGCTCCCGAATATACCATGCGGTTGGCACAGGACCTCTATGAAGGTGTTGAATTGGGCGAAGAAGGTGCCGTCGGTTTAATTACCTATATGCGAACGGATTCTCTTCGTATTGAACCGGATGCCATTTCAGAGGTGCGTGATTTCATCCTGCAAAAATATGGTGATAAATACCTGCCAGAGAAACCTAATTATTACCGTTCCAAAAAAAGGGCTCAAGACGCTCACGAAGCCATACGACCTACCTCTGCCACACGAACCCCGGAAGAAGTTAGAAAGTATTTATCCGAAGACCAGTGCAAACTTTATACACTTATCTGGCAACGATTTCTCGCATCACAAATGACACCTGCCATTTTTAAGCAACTTATCGTAGAGGTTGAAGGTGCCCAGAAAAAATTTGTCTTTCGTGCCACAGATACTACACCCGTGTTCGATGGATTTACAACTATCTATGAAGAGACACAGGAAGATACCAACGGTGATGAAGAAAATGGAAAACAAAGATTACCCGCACTTCAGGTAAACGAAGATGTGCAGGGTACAGATTTTTTAGGGGAACAGCATTTTACAAAACCACCCGCCCGATATACTGAAGCCAGCCTTATTCGTGCTTTAGAAGAGAAAGGTATCGGCAGACCCAGCACATACGCTCCGACAATGAAAACAATTCGTGACCGTGGCTATGTTGTGCGTGAAAAAGGGAGACTAAAACCAACACCTTTAGGAGAGGAAGTAAATCGTCTGTTAGTCCAATTATTCCCGGATATTTTAGATTACAGTTTCACAGCAAAGATGGAAGAAGAACTGGATGAGATTGAAGATGGAAAACTAACATGGCAGAACTTACTGAAAAATTTCTATGACGCATTTCAAAATGACCTAACCGAAGCACAAAGAAATATAGTCCGTGAAATCTTCGGCAAGGATGTTGTTTGTGAAAAATGTGGAACCGTGCTTGAAGTGCGTGAAGGCAGGTTCGGATTTTTCCTTGCCTGTCCCAACTATCCCGATTGTAAGTCTATTAAATCCTTACCCAAAGTATTAAACCGCAAGACGGATAAAAAATGCCTTAACTGTGGGAAACCGTTAAACCTTCGCTATACCAAATCCGGACCCATACTCCTATGCACAGGCTACCCGGAGTGCAAATCTATATATGCCTTTGATGAAAATGGTGAATTATCACAAATTGTATCGCAAGAACCTCAAAAAACAGATGAGAAATGTCCCAAATGCGGTGCAAACCTTGTTATTCGCAAATCGAAGAATAACGAGGAATTTTACGGCTGTGAGAAATATCCTAAATGTCGGTTCACCAAACCGATGGATTTGAACATAGAGTGTCCCAGAAAAGGATGTGGGGGAAAACTTCAATATCGTATGAGCAGGCGCGGTCGCTTTTTAGGTTGTTCAAACTATCCGGATTGTCAGGTAATCTTGAACGGTGAAATACAAAAAAATACACCCTGTCCGAAATGTGGCTATTCCTGGACACTTCTACAAAAGAAACGCGGTGGCAAAAAACTTTTAGTCTGCCCCAATCCGGATTGTAAACATCAGGTTGCCATTGAAGAAACGGAAGACGATTCCCGAGAAATTTGA